A genome region from Triplophysa rosa linkage group LG24, Trosa_1v2, whole genome shotgun sequence includes the following:
- the LOC130547512 gene encoding T-complex protein 1 subunit beta-like: protein MASLSMSPMNIFRHGADEEKAETARLSSFIGAIAIGDLVKSTLGPKGMDKILLGRGDVTVTNDGATILKAIGVDNPAAKVLVDMSKVQDDEVGDGTTSVTVLAAELLREAELLIAKKIHPQIIIAGWRKATQAARDALREAAVDHGNDDAKFQVDLMNIARTTLSSKLVTHHKDHFANLAVEAVLRLRGSGNLEAIHVIKKLGGSLTDSYLDEGFLLDKKIGVNQPKRIENAKILIANTGMDTDKIKIFGSRVRVDSTAKVAEIEMAEKEKMKEKVERILKHGINCFINRQLIYNYPEQLFGAAGVMAIEHADFVGVERLALVTGMGDMALKRYQDNS, encoded by the exons ATG GCGTCTCTATCAATGTCCCCCATGAACATCTTCAGACACGGAGCTGACGAGGAGAAGGCCGAGACCGCTCGACTG TCTTCATTCATTGGTGCCATTGCTATTGGAGATCTGGTGAAGAGCACTCTGGGTCCTAAAGGAATG GACAAAATCTTATTGGGCAGAGGTGACGTCACAGTGACCAATGACGGAGCAACCATCCTGAAAGCCATCGGTGTTGATAACCCTGCGGCTAAAGTGCTCGTGG acatGTCTAAAGTTCAGGACGATGAGGTGGGTGATGGGACGACGTCGGTTACAGTGCTGGCCGCTGAGCTGCTGCGG GAAGCCGAGCTCCTGATCGCCAAGAAGATTCATCCTCAGATCATCATCGCCGGATGGAGGAAGGCCACTCAAGCCGCCCGTGACGCCCTCAGAGAGGCAGCGGTGGATCATGG GAACGATGATGCTAAATTCCAGGTGGATCTGATGAACATCGCCCGCACAACTCTCTCATCCAAGCTGGTCACTCATCATAAAGATCACTTCGCTAATCTGGCCGTAGAAGCCGTGCTCCGACTCCGAGGCTCCGGCAATCTGGAGGCCATTCACGTCATCAAGAAACTCGGAGGCAGTTTGACCGACTCGTACCTGGACGAAG GATTTCTGTTGGACAAGAAGATCGGCGTCAATCAACCCAAGAGGATCGAGAACGCTAAAATCCTCATCGCCAACACCGGGATGGACACGGACAAGATCAAG ATCTTCGGCTCCAGGGTGCGCGTGGACTCCACGGCAAAGGTGGCCGAGATCGAGATGGCCGAGAAAGAGAAGATGAAGGAGAAGGTGGAGAGGATCCTCAAACACGGCATCAACTGCTTCATCAACAG ACAGTTGATCTATAACTATCCCGAGCAGCTGTTCGGCGCCGCCGGTGTCATGGCCATCGAACACGCTGACTTTGTGGGAGTGGAGCGTCTGGCTCTGGTCACAG GGATGggtgatatggccctaaaacgcTATCAAGATAATTCCTga
- the LOC130547939 gene encoding ras-related protein Rab-19-like, with protein sequence MDQPWSGSESEDAFDFLFKIILIGDSNVGKTCVVQSFKTGLYSERQQNTIGVDFTVRTLHIHGKRVKMQVWDTAGQERFRTITQSYYRSAHGAMIAYDITRQATFDSVPRWIHEVQQFGAANVLMALIGNKCDLEDEREVPFEDACNLADDRGLVAALETSAKDARSIEEAFVMIAQELLLRNGMKITQEDSQHDSTRVILRTDSRSLDHLTPDTTHKKSCDC encoded by the exons ATGGATCAGCCGTGGAGCGGGTCAGAGTCTGAAGATGCTTTTGACTTTCTCTTCAAGATCATTCTCATCGGAGATTCAAACGTGGGCAAGACGTGTGTGGTGCAGAGCTTTAAAACAGGACTTTACTCGGAGCGACAGCAGAACACCATCGGTGTGGACTTCACCGTTCGGACCCTCCACATCCACGGCAAGAGAGTCAAG ATGCAGGTTTGGGACACGGCGGGACAGGAGCGATTCCGCACCATCACACAGAGTTACTATCGCAGCGCACACGGGGCCATGATCGCCTACGACATCACCCGCCAGGCCACGTTTGATTCCGTCCCGCGCTGGATTCACGAGGTTCAGCAGTTTGGAGCGGCAAACGTACTCATGGCTTTGATAG GTAATAAGTGTGACCTGGAGGATGAGCGTGAGGTTCCGTTTGAAGACGCTTGTAATCTAGCAGATGACAGAGGTTTAGTGGCGGCGCTGGAGACATCAGCTAAAGATGCTCGGAGCATCGAGGAGGCGTTCGTGATGATAGCACAAGAACTTCTGCTGAGGAACGGCATGAAGATCACGCAAGAAGATTCACAGCACGACTCTACGCGCGTGATCCTGAGAACAGACTCGAGATCCCTCGATCATCTCACACCAGACACCACACACAAAAAGAGCTGCGACTGCTGA
- the LOC130547553 gene encoding T-complex protein 1 subunit beta, protein MSPMNIFRHGADEEKAETARLSSFIGAIAIGDLVKSTLGPKGMDKILLGRGDVTVTNDGATILKAIGVDNPAAKVLVDMSKVQDDEVGDGTTSVTVLAAELLREAELLIAKKIHPQIIIAGWRKATQAARDALREAAVDHGNDDAKFQVDLMNIARTTLSSKLVTHHKDHFANLAVEAVLRLRGSGNLEAIHVIKKLGGSLTDSYLDEGFLLDKKIGVNQPKRIENAKILIANTGMDTDKIKIFGSRVRVDSTAKVAEIEMAEKEKMKEKVERILKHGINCFINRQLIYNYPEQLFGAAGVMAIEHADFVGVERLALVTGGEITSTFDHPELVKLGQCKLIEEVMIGEDMLIHFSGVDMGEACTIVLRGATQQILDEAERSLHDALCVLAQTIKEPRTVYGGGCSEMLMAKVVSDLANRTAGKDAVAMESFAKALRMLPTIIADNAGYDSAELVSQLRAAHQDNKSTFGLDMTQGTIGDMATLGITESFQVKRQVLLSAAEAAEMILRVDNIIKAAPRKRVPDHHPC, encoded by the exons ATGTCCCCCATGAACATCTTCAGACACGGAGCTGACGAGGAGAAGGCCGAGACCGCTCGACTG TCTTCATTCATTGGTGCCATTGCTATTGGAGATCTGGTGAAGAGCACTCTGGGTCCTAAAGGAATG GACAAAATCTTATTGGGCAGAGGTGACGTCACAGTGACCAATGACGGAGCAACCATCCTGAAAGCCATCGGTGTTGATAACCCTGCGGCTAAAGTGCTCGTGG acatGTCTAAAGTTCAGGACGATGAGGTGGGTGATGGGACGACGTCGGTTACAGTGCTGGCCGCTGAGCTGCTGCGG GAAGCCGAGCTCCTGATCGCCAAGAAGATTCATCCTCAGATCATCATCGCCGGATGGAGGAAGGCCACTCAAGCCGCCCGTGACGCCCTCAGAGAGGCAGCGGTGGATCATGG GAACGATGATGCTAAATTCCAGGTGGATCTGATGAACATCGCCCGCACAACTCTCTCATCCAAGCTGGTCACTCATCATAAAGATCACTTCGCTAATCTGGCCGTAGAAGCCGTGCTCCGACTCCGAGGCTCCGGCAATCTGGAGGCCATTCACGTCATCAAGAAACTCGGAGGCAGTTTGACCGACTCGTACCTGGACGAAG GATTTCTGTTGGACAAGAAGATCGGCGTCAATCAACCCAAGAGGATCGAGAACGCTAAAATCCTCATCGCCAACACCGGGATGGACACGGACAAGATCAAG ATCTTCGGCTCCAGGGTGCGCGTGGACTCCACGGCAAAGGTGGCCGAGATCGAGATGGCCGAGAAAGAGAAGATGAAGGAGAAGGTGGAGAGGATCCTCAAACACGGCATCAACTGCTTCATCAACAG ACAGTTGATCTATAACTATCCCGAGCAGCTGTTCGGCGCCGCCGGTGTCATGGCCATCGAACACGCTGACTTTGTGGGAGTGGAGCGTCTGGCTCTGGTCACAG GAGGTGAGATCACGTCCACCTTCGATCATCCGGAGCTGGTGAAGCTGGGTCAGTGTAAACTCATCGAGGAGGTGATGATCGGAGAAGATATGCTCATCCACTTCTCTGGAGTCGACATGg GTGAAGCGTGCACTATTGTCCTGCGCGGAGCGACGCAGCAGATTCTGGACGAGGCCGAGCGCTCTCTTCACGACGCTCTGTGTGTTCTCGCTCAGACTATTAAAGAGCCACGCACCGTCTATGGTGGAG GTTGCTCAGAGATGTTGATGGCTAAAGTGGTCTCAGATCTGGCCAACAGAACAGCAGGTAAAGATGCGGTTGCCATGGAGTCGTTCGCTAAAGCTCTCAGGATG CTGCCCACCATCATCGCAGATAACGCGGGATACGACAGCGCAGAACTGGTGTCTCAACTGAGAGCCGCTCACCAGGACAACAAGAGCACGTTTGGACTGg ACATGACCCAGGGCACGATCGGTGACATGGCGACTCTGGGCATCACCGAGAGCTTCCAGGTGAAGAGACAGGTGCTGCTGAGCGCTGCCGAGGCGGCCGAGATGATCCTGCGTGTGGACAACATCATCAAAGCCGCtcccag GAAGCGTGTGCCCGACCATCACCCCTGTTAA